From Methanomassiliicoccales archaeon LGM-RCC1, one genomic window encodes:
- a CDS encoding carboxypeptidase-like regulatory domain-containing protein — protein sequence MHWNLAGNRRGGIEGLPLQLMIVIMVATMGSAVIMGWMGGIDTPHYIHSLGIEENVVVIEDGKIPDIHVCVLDENDEPLKGVSVVISNKQVSGPVDYVVTDGDGKATLSGWTLSSYPKDTIRLTVTAYLAGYNEYSEQVEGLIRWR from the coding sequence TTGCATTGGAATTTGGCAGGTAACAGGAGAGGAGGGATAGAGGGTCTCCCGCTGCAGCTCATGATCGTCATAATGGTGGCGACCATGGGCAGTGCGGTGATAATGGGGTGGATGGGGGGCATCGATACTCCGCATTACATCCATTCCCTCGGAATAGAGGAGAATGTCGTAGTGATAGAGGATGGAAAGATACCGGACATCCACGTATGTGTCCTGGATGAGAACGACGAGCCGCTGAAAGGGGTCAGCGTTGTGATCTCCAACAAGCAGGTTTCCGGACCCGTGGATTATGTCGTCACCGACGGAGACGGAAAGGCGACGTTAAGCGGCTGGACACTATCTAGCTATCCCAAGGACACGATAAGATTGACCGTAACCGCATATCTGGCAGGCTACAACGAATACTCGGAGCAGGTGGAGGGGCTGATCAGATGGCGTTGA
- the thpR gene encoding RNA 2',3'-cyclic phosphodiesterase: MKIRMFLSIPVKDPSVLKGVLEDVGRMQNVKASPISQMHITVRFIGDIDDGKTKKVVRCIQDAVASTEPFTVTIAGAGCFPNANRPSVIWIGAKPEGVLKGIADRISAILKAANIQFDEKPFKSHITVGRCKGPSDVSGFLEKYSDSEFQSFLCDEVLVMRSELGPKGAKHTVLERVPIGKSA; the protein is encoded by the coding sequence ATGAAGATCAGGATGTTCCTTTCCATACCGGTGAAGGACCCTTCGGTTCTGAAGGGTGTTCTCGAGGATGTCGGCCGCATGCAGAATGTGAAGGCATCGCCCATCTCTCAGATGCATATCACCGTGAGATTCATCGGTGACATCGACGACGGCAAGACCAAGAAGGTGGTGAGATGCATCCAGGATGCTGTGGCATCCACGGAGCCCTTCACAGTGACCATCGCCGGAGCAGGCTGTTTCCCCAACGCGAACAGGCCGTCCGTCATATGGATCGGTGCCAAGCCTGAGGGTGTCCTCAAGGGCATCGCGGACAGGATATCAGCTATCCTCAAGGCTGCGAACATACAGTTCGACGAGAAGCCTTTCAAAAGTCACATCACAGTAGGAAGATGCAAAGGCCCCTCGGATGTGAGCGGTTTCCTCGAGAAGTATTCCGACTCGGAGTTCCAATCCTTCCTCTGTGATGAGGTCCTCGTCATGAGGTCGGAGCTCGGCCCGAAGGGTGCTAAGCACACCGTTCTAGAAAGGGTCCCGATCGGAAAGTCAGCATGA
- a CDS encoding low molecular weight phosphotyrosine protein phosphatase: MCLVNVLFVCYGNICRSPLAEFVFKDMVEKEGLGGKIDVASAGTSGEHIGDPVDRRSAEVLKRHGISCAGKRSRQLVLSDFTDYDYVIGMDYQNMRHMAAMCPNPGSCTVRLLMDYADGGIVDDPYFTLDFDKAYDDIERGCRGLLEDVKKRIQ; this comes from the coding sequence ATGTGCTTAGTCAACGTCCTTTTCGTCTGTTACGGGAACATATGCCGCAGCCCACTGGCCGAGTTCGTCTTCAAGGACATGGTCGAGAAAGAGGGGCTCGGCGGGAAGATCGATGTCGCATCCGCAGGGACCAGCGGAGAGCATATAGGCGATCCGGTGGACAGGCGTTCTGCCGAGGTGCTGAAGAGGCACGGGATATCATGCGCCGGCAAGAGGAGCAGGCAGCTGGTCCTCAGCGACTTCACTGATTACGATTACGTTATCGGCATGGATTATCAGAACATGCGCCACATGGCCGCCATGTGCCCCAATCCCGGAAGCTGCACCGTGAGACTCCTTATGGACTACGCCGACGGAGGCATAGTCGACGACCCTTACTTCACTCTCGATTTCGACAAGGCGTACGATGACATCGAGAGAGGATGCAGGGGACTTCTGGAAGACGTCAAGAAGAGGATCCAATGA